The DNA window tatgctttgtgtcatttaagtgatctaggtagctctgttttggaagttcagttaacgctagaaatgtggctttggagtttgtaggtgctttgtctctaggggccactgtatatatttatatataaacatatataaataaaaccacattttttttacattagtaattctttttgtgcataattttatattgttgttaataataaataaattaaagcaacaaatcaacctgaagagccggcttggaaccgaaagagccggctctttttagtgagccgagccgaaagagccggttctctaaaaagagccgaaaatcccatcactattGTTCAGATGGGTGTACATTTgcatgggattcatgaaaactaggtcatttttagaaactcccatcatgctgtcagagaggagccgatgttgatacttttaaagcattcatgtcatTTAATGTTTGacctgataaatggtaggtctgcaATCTATAttgttgcaaagtgcttgttctacatctagccagggctcatctTAGATGGTATTTTTAAACTATGCTAAAATGATTGTAGCCTGTTGGCTAGGAAGTAGTGTTGAAAGTTAGGCAGATCTAGTCCTCCTTTGTTCTTGGTCCTTTAAAGCATTTTTAGACTGATACACGTTGGTGTATCTTTCTAAAGGAATTTATAAATGGTCGTCGGAACAGATCTAAACGTGTCTACTGATTGTTTATTCAGAATAACTAAGAATAAATAATTGAGTCTTGGCAAGACCATAGTTTTTACTGAcacaacccttcccatgagtgatatgggtagagatTTCCACCTAGACAGATCATCTTCTACTTTCTTTAttaagtgggatgtggtttcattaataacattaatacctaaatatttaatatttccaaaTTGCAGCGGGGTAGAAGAATTTTTGAAGGAGCAATTAATAGGAAGAACTGTTTATCAAATAATATGAAACACTTGAGAATAAGTTTATTAatgtaattacctcagagagtgGTTTGTGAGTGTtggagaaaaagtaacacatcCGCATAAAGACTGATCTTATGTTTTACATTTGTGCATTTTTTGCACTTAATTACTGTAGCCTGTCTGattgctgctgtttgtgtttaaataaaatttgcaaacagtgaaggggagacaGAAGCTGGGGGATGTTTGGGCATTTGTGCTGTCACAGGCTGTTGGGCAATTATGTAATATTTtcaaccagtttatgaaagagtctCCAAAACCAAaattgtgtaaagttgcaaatataaataaatgtatttttctgcatctagagacaATATCgtggtttcagtgtttttactaCATGAATAGTCTATAAAATTAAGtattctgtgtgtatttgttgatgagtgcctacctttaaTGAAACCGGTTTGGTCCGGTAGTTCTTTAAGGGGGGTTTTgttccaacacagctgaatcaaatgaatggcttgttatcaggccatTGCCAAACTTGATAGcctgctgaagaggtaatccaaccatttgattcagctgtgttggagtagagatgcatctaaaagctgcaggacagtagctctcgagaactggagttggacaccccttacttaaaaaaaaataacagtccAATTGTGATGAATCTAGGACtgcgtccacacgtacacgggtacttttaaaaacagagaTTTTATGTGTACGTTTTTTTAAGTATCCCGTCCACAGGTGCAGTTTTGAAAAATATCTCTGTCcaatttaaatgcaaaaaacacAGTCAAATGTTGTCAAGAACATGCCAGATCCTAGCCCTGTGGAAATGTTGTCCAAtaagaagtctagaagcctgggaGGGAAACAGTAAAGAGGGTTTTATGCAGTACTTCTgaaaagtttttctttaataacAAAAGACAGTATTTTGGCTGGTGTAGACTCACAACTTAGGAATGAACAAAATCCATACAGCAGGCCTAaatttaacttttaaaaaaaatcaagtttgTTAAAAACTGACGACGacatcagtgtgtgaatgtagaaGTTCACCCTGACGCCTCtgtctttctaaatggaggtacagtaactttgtgtgtatatataagcGTGTAAAAACTGTAGATAATCAGATTAAATCTCCGTTTTCCTCGTCCACAtgtaaaaactgagttttcaaaaatctccACCCCGGCAGGAGTTGATAAAAATCTCGGTTTTCAGTGATTGAAAATGCAGTTTACGTTTTGGACGAAAGATGCATAGAAAAATCTTTTCAAAAAACCCGTGTACGTGTGACCATATTCTACGAGAGGGTGGAGCTTTGATGAAGGATACTCCCTTTTAGGTtttactttctttctctctgccaGCAGTGGCTGAACACGAGAAAAGAAACAGTTTACAGTCTGGTcagttaaattcaattttatttatagaggaccaaatcacaacagcaatcACCTCCAGGGGATTTTGTATTTAaggataaagaccctacaatagtacAGAGAAGACCCCAAAAAACAGATGACACACTGTGACCAAGCGTTGGGTGACAGTGGGTAGGGAAAACCTTCCTTCATAAGGAATGAAACCTCCAACAAAACCAGAGAGGCGCAatcatctgctgcgactggttggggtgaggggaAATTCAAGAAATATTCATGGAAAATGGAGCAAAGCACAGACAATGGTAGATTCAAAGGATCTCGGCTGATTTAAAGCTCAAAAACATTCGGCTTTTGAAGCCTACCATACAGCAGCATTATAAGAGAGACACAAAGCTGCCACCAAGTGGTCAAACTGGAACACCGCCAGCCATAAGTAGGTAAAGGTTAATTCTTGGACATGAATTGACCtgtggtttggggaaggccttgaAAGGGATTGGCGTCGGTTCCTGGTTATGGTTATCAGGGGTTCCATGGCCCCTGATCCCCATGTACCtaatagaagtgaagaagttacAGAATTGAAAAAGGGAGGAAGGGAGGGTGAGGCACGTAAATGAGAATcaacagcttgcagaactgggggaacctatCTAGATGAGAACCGGAAGGAGCGTGTTGGAGACGTGGTCCTGCTCTTGAAATTCCGCTACTTAATATCCAATAATTACTTTCCCACACACTTTctgaacatatttaaaaaagaaaaccttcgactcattttaaacattttgactACAGAGCATTGTTAAAGACTAAGCAGCACCTTGAAACAAAATACACACGAACACACTGAAGCTCACAGAGCCACTGATAaacacaataatacaaaaaggtTTGACAGAGATGAAACACATTTTACATGATTGAAGTCTACAGCTCATTCTCTACTGCGTGCCCAGATTGGTATAAATCTTGACCTTGTTCTTtatcaaaaaacaacaacagcagcagcaataaGTAGCACACCTAAAAGTGGCAGGCCAACTTTCAGTCCAACAGAtccatcctctgtgtctcctcctggctgacctgcaggtgagaaacaggtgtgaggtgtcagctgtcaggtaggtgatgagtgaagaacagaacagaatccatttcctcttcaaactgctgtcagacattatctactgcactctgatcacatcactcagaccagctgctttctacaaagtctcatcaacaacatctttagaaacaaacatcaacaagcaggaagcagcttcacctctgatcacacactcaactctactcactcacctggaggaacaACTCTCAGGGTGATGTTGCAGATGGGTTTGGTCTTCAGACGAACTTTTGTTGCACTCATGAAGACATGACACTCGTATATTCCAGTGTCATTAATCGTCACATTCTTtagaatcaaagacacgtctctgtccttcatctgtctgtctcgCAGATCCACACGGTTCTTAAAGGATGGATGCTGGTTTTCCAGATCAAGCTTCTCATTCCGATACACAAAAACATATTCTGGTACcaggtcagctctgctccactctACAACAATGATGGGGTCCGTTTTATTTGGTACCTGACATGTGAGATTGACATTCTGCTtagaatcagctgtgatggtttCCTGGTCTGAAGGAGGAAACaatacagagcagagaggttaaaggtgAAAATACAACTGTTCACTTCACAGTGAGGACCAAACAGAGATTCCTGAGCtgtatttcatgtatttttaatcatattttacatttaaatcttaGGTTTTATTCCCTTCTCAAATCAGTTTTTATATACTTTCCTTATTAATCTCACTGCCTTTACGAAAAAGTACTTTGGGTCAATCCCTGTCGTTTTGTATTCATCTGTTTGTTAATGCAAATGACTAATTAGCCAATAAAATGGAAGCAACCAAATGCATTTAGGCATTTAGACATGatcaagacaacctgctgaagttcaaactgaacatCAGAATGATGAAGAATGGTTAtataagtgactttgaatgtaggatggttgttggtgccacatGGGCTGGGCTGAATACTGCAGACAGGTCTGATCTGCTCACAGTCATCGCTACAGAGAATAGTCTGAACAAGAGGAAATATCCAgtaagcagcagttctctggatgAAGTGGCCCCAAGCCTCTTCTTCAACGCCTTTGACATTGTTGTAAGTAAAGAAAAtgtgtacaaaaacaaaaatgattgtAATTTCTTTGAGTTTATTGCAGTTTTTAGCAGTTTATGTTGTTGCTGTCGACGTAATACATACAAATTAATAAAATGTGtaacaacatgtaaaaatgtaaagataAGCTGTCGTGGACTTTTTTCTATATTAGGGTTCGCTTCAGTCGCAATAAATATCAGGACTGCCAAATGTGTTACTTAGCTACAAGATATAGTCTACTCCATTTCCACACAGCTTCTTACTTCCTCCAATCAATCAATTGTTCTTAGTGTTATTAGTGAGCTGCTGTTATTTTGTACTTACGGGaaaacatgcagaaaaaaagcagcagaaTGCAGCAGAGCGACTCAGTCACTGCACTCATTTTCTCTTCATCCACTTCAAAGTTCAGCTGTTAAAAATCCAAGAATGCTGATATTGTCAGGAAGACAATCTAACACTGTAAATGTCAGGTAACTGATATAAACAGTCTTGCTTTGACTTGAGGTTGAGGGTGTGTGTGCGGTGTAAAGAAACCAGATAGTGGGAAGAGTGAAGCTGAGAGGCGGGAGACACGTCTGAGCATGAAAGAGAAATAACAGCAAAATAATGAAGTAATTAAAATTTGAGTAAGTGAGCTTGACAGAGCCTCAATTCTCAGCTCAAATGTTTTACATATATCCTCCACAAGttttctttaaccctttaagacctaccatagaaccaaggccgccagagcttactttatatttttacaggcTGTAGTGCCATTTAGGGAGCATTtaaagttgctatacatcaatacaactgttatagcccacattttaataatatgtatgcattaagtccatagtaactacataaattgcaaaaaagtgcaataaactacaaaaaaatttaaaatcgtttttgttttgttttttacatatatttctacttggagaaatttaagaggtttatccctcaaaactttaaatacaaaaaaagttgcaaaaaaagtAGTTTacaaccacaggaaatttattttgagtgtcttcatagttttatttttatataatgcAGAAAAAACGAAACACAATcttatgatgcaaatttgcaaagaaaacagcatgtgcatcaaaataaactatttaaagcagtgcaatttgagttcttagcatcacagaaactattcagaaaagcataaagtgaaacatgacttataaaaacaccagtataggcttttaaggcctacaagtaaaacactacattttcggcgaaaatgacgtcacttctggtttcaggcaggtaatggcggacatgcgatcgtTCGCGCTTGTcgctacccgatccgtaccggaaacccgatcggtaccccgcatgcgcaaatcttacatcacttcctctctttgccagcattgcgacattcaatatatttgaatgatacggttagcgcccagttagctcctggcatttctcagcagctctgcctccttttcgactaccgggacatttaaacaatggataatccgtatacaaacaaattcatgcttttcttctcaacagagagcgttccccgattgaacaacagcgccgtaaaataagaagaatggcgcctaattacagagttaataatacagACTTTGTAATATGTCACGTGAAGATTCCTCAaccagatgaagtgtttactgacaattgacagtgatagcagacatcatcatcagtattccaacaatcctctccacacagacaagcataaacacactcgactatcacTAATGCATCCCTTCCGAGCCCTGGGGACCAAAAATGGTCCCGccccaaaaagtgcaataaaaagattatatattcatatttttttccactttaaattggtcagtcttttaaaactacttctccctgaaatattcatataaagttttaattatattttcgttgttttaaccctttaaatcccagttttattacatgagcgccctgtttt is part of the Maylandia zebra isolate NMK-2024a linkage group LG3, Mzebra_GT3a, whole genome shotgun sequence genome and encodes:
- the LOC112429761 gene encoding butyrophilin subfamily 2 member A2, with protein sequence MSAVTESLCCILLLFFCMFSHQETITADSKQNVNLTCQVPNKTDPIIVVEWSRADLVPEYVFVYRNEKLDLENQHPSFKNRVDLRDRQMKDRDVSLILKNVTINDTGIYECHVFMSATKVRLKTKPICNITLRVVPPGQPGGDTEDGSVGLKVGLPLLGVLLIAAAVVVF